One genomic region from Cyanobium usitatum str. Tous encodes:
- a CDS encoding LCP family protein: protein MSQAQPRPRRSRRESSRGAVVTDLRNRRELRQAEPTTNAKPQTAPNPRRRKPPVLAFLLGISLGYGLAGPLPQMASGFWAAMLKGPGQITSLINPFGNGNRRVVVIGTDKVGENTDVMFTVQLKDGVTQLTQVPRDTFVESAEFGVIKANALYAFGGMGALKQELTSLLNAPVDRYVRVNMRAVEHLADAIGGVEVDVPKRMYYVDNAQNLYIDLYPGIQMLKGEQLEGFLRFRNDEMGDLGRMERQKLVLAQVFRKLSHPSTLAQLPELLKVAGEDIKTDLSPVEMGQLISAMASTKLSTQQLPGRLFWHNDLSYWMPNGNSHYAGVGSDQSSP from the coding sequence ATGAGCCAGGCCCAGCCCCGCCCGCGTCGCAGCCGACGCGAAAGCAGCCGCGGGGCTGTGGTCACCGACCTGCGCAACCGTCGCGAGCTGCGTCAAGCAGAGCCAACCACCAACGCCAAACCTCAAACAGCTCCAAACCCTCGACGACGCAAACCGCCTGTTCTGGCTTTCTTACTGGGCATCAGCCTGGGCTATGGACTAGCCGGGCCCCTGCCGCAAATGGCCTCAGGGTTTTGGGCAGCCATGTTGAAAGGGCCAGGCCAGATCACCAGCCTGATCAACCCGTTCGGCAACGGCAACCGGCGCGTTGTTGTGATCGGCACAGACAAGGTGGGCGAAAACACCGATGTCATGTTCACGGTGCAGCTCAAAGATGGGGTCACCCAGCTCACCCAGGTGCCGCGCGACACCTTCGTGGAATCGGCCGAGTTCGGCGTAATTAAAGCTAATGCGCTCTATGCATTTGGTGGCATGGGTGCCCTAAAACAGGAGCTCACAAGCCTGCTGAATGCACCGGTAGATCGCTATGTGCGGGTGAATATGCGCGCTGTGGAGCACCTAGCCGATGCCATTGGTGGCGTGGAAGTTGATGTGCCTAAGCGGATGTATTACGTCGACAATGCCCAGAACCTTTACATCGACCTTTATCCAGGCATCCAGATGCTGAAAGGGGAGCAACTCGAGGGCTTCCTACGCTTCCGCAATGACGAGATGGGCGATCTGGGTCGCATGGAGCGACAGAAGTTAGTGCTGGCCCAAGTATTTCGCAAACTATCCCATCCCTCCACCCTAGCCCAGCTACCGGAGCTGCTGAAAGTCGCCGGCGAAGACATCAAAACCGATCTTTCGCCAGTGGAGATGGGCCAACTGATCTCGGCGATGGCCAGCACCAAACTGAGCACCCAGCAACTTCCGGGCCGCCTGTTCTGGCACAACGACCTCAGCTACTGGATGCCCAACGGCAATAGCCACTACGCCGGGGTTGGCAGTGACCAAAGCAGCCCATAG
- the purT gene encoding formate-dependent phosphoribosylglycinamide formyltransferase: MTFPTPATLPATLMLLGSGELGKEVAIAAQRLGCRVIAVDRYANAPAMQVADVAEVVTMTDPEALKAVVRQHRPDLVIPEIEALAVDALAELEAEGICVIPTARATAVTMNRDRIRDLAATELGLRTARFAYASSASELASAAAGLGWPVVVKPVMSSSGKGQSLVQGPEEVAAAWEAALAGARGAGELVIVEEFLHFQLEITLLTVKQWQGPTLFCPPIGHIQERGDYQCSWQPAQMPAAALEAAQVMARSVTDNLGGAGLFGVEFFLCKKTGSSSGQPGELEVIFSELSPRPHDTGLVTLVGQNLSEFELHLRAVLGLPIPSIQSLGAAASRVILADSEGEAVSYSGVKEALSETDTQVLLFGKQQARPQRRMGVALARGGSEEEARRKADTAAAHIRVRASS, translated from the coding sequence ATGACCTTTCCCACCCCTGCCACTCTTCCCGCCACCTTGATGCTGCTCGGCAGCGGCGAGCTGGGTAAGGAGGTTGCCATCGCAGCCCAGCGCCTCGGCTGCCGGGTGATCGCAGTGGATCGCTACGCCAACGCCCCGGCCATGCAGGTGGCTGATGTCGCTGAGGTGGTCACCATGACCGACCCAGAAGCCCTCAAGGCGGTGGTGCGCCAGCACCGGCCCGATCTGGTGATTCCAGAGATAGAAGCCCTCGCGGTGGATGCCCTCGCGGAACTGGAGGCGGAAGGCATCTGCGTGATTCCCACAGCTCGGGCCACGGCCGTGACCATGAATCGCGACCGCATCCGCGACCTGGCGGCCACCGAGCTGGGGCTGCGCACCGCCCGCTTTGCCTACGCCAGCAGCGCCAGTGAACTGGCAAGCGCGGCTGCCGGCCTGGGCTGGCCCGTGGTGGTCAAGCCGGTGATGAGCTCCTCAGGTAAGGGCCAAAGCTTGGTGCAGGGTCCAGAAGAAGTGGCCGCTGCCTGGGAGGCAGCGCTGGCGGGTGCCCGAGGTGCCGGCGAGCTGGTGATCGTGGAGGAGTTCCTGCACTTCCAGCTCGAAATCACCCTGCTCACCGTGAAGCAATGGCAAGGGCCAACGCTCTTCTGCCCGCCGATCGGCCACATCCAGGAGCGGGGTGACTACCAATGCAGCTGGCAGCCAGCCCAGATGCCAGCCGCCGCTCTAGAGGCAGCCCAGGTCATGGCCCGCAGCGTCACCGACAACCTGGGCGGCGCCGGCCTATTTGGCGTTGAGTTTTTCCTGTGCAAAAAGACCGGCAGCAGCTCCGGTCAGCCAGGTGAGCTTGAGGTGATTTTCTCCGAGCTCTCACCGCGCCCCCATGACACCGGCCTGGTGACACTGGTTGGCCAGAACCTGAGCGAATTCGAACTACACCTGCGGGCGGTGCTGGGCCTGCCGATCCCATCGATCCAAAGCCTGGGAGCCGCTGCCAGCCGGGTAATTCTGGCCGACAGCGAAGGAGAAGCGGTCTCCTATAGCGGCGTGAAGGAGGCCCTCAGCGAAACCGATACCCAGGTGCTGCTTTTCGGCAAGCAGCAAGCCCGCCCCCAGCGGCGCATGGGCGTAGCCCTGGCCCGGGGCGGTAGTGAGGAGGAGGCCCGCCGCAAGGCAGACACGGCCGCAGCCCACATCCGGGTGCGGGCCTCCAGCTGA
- a CDS encoding cytochrome B6, producing the protein MVWLLGLPLGFSTAGDAANGLLFGWDIATLQKWALIYLGLSSLAFVVVWLVGYLRRN; encoded by the coding sequence ATGGTTTGGCTGTTGGGATTGCCCTTGGGTTTCAGTACGGCTGGGGACGCTGCCAATGGCCTGTTATTCGGCTGGGACATCGCCACCTTGCAGAAATGGGCCCTGATCTACCTAGGTCTTTCCTCCCTGGCTTTTGTGGTGGTGTGGCTGGTGGGCTATCTGCGTCGAAACTGA
- the mraY gene encoding phospho-N-acetylmuramoyl-pentapeptide-transferase, producing the protein MVVSTPAALLSSLLLLACLLCDWLSGAPQLTVPLLVAGLISAAVTGWGVPRLRQLKLGQVIRAEGPQGHLSKAGTPTMGGLLVVPVGVLVGGLLSPSDPRLLAVAAVTLAYMAIGAVDDWRSLTRRTNTGLTPRGKLLLQAGAALLFLIWAAAGQWLGGASPGDIALPLGWVLPIGLLIWPLGLFVFMAESNATNLTDGLDGLAAGCGAVVFTGMGLQLMLRGHEGDAAMAGFCAAMAGCWLGFLVHNRHPARVFMGDTGSLAMGAALSAVALLSNSLWPLLLMGGVFLAESLSVILQVWVFKTTKDPATGQGRRLFKMAPLHHHFELGGLNEQVVVIRFWLASLLLVGLGLVLLP; encoded by the coding sequence TTGGTTGTTTCGACCCCGGCTGCCCTACTCAGCAGTTTGTTGTTGCTGGCCTGTCTGCTGTGCGACTGGCTTAGCGGCGCGCCCCAGCTCACCGTGCCGCTGCTAGTTGCCGGCCTGATCAGCGCTGCCGTCACCGGTTGGGGGGTGCCGCGACTGCGCCAGCTCAAGCTCGGCCAGGTTATTCGCGCAGAGGGGCCCCAGGGCCACCTCAGCAAGGCCGGCACTCCCACCATGGGCGGCCTGCTGGTGGTGCCCGTGGGGGTGCTGGTGGGCGGCCTGCTGAGCCCAAGCGATCCCCGCCTGCTTGCTGTTGCCGCCGTAACCCTGGCCTACATGGCGATCGGCGCCGTCGATGACTGGCGCAGCCTCACCCGCCGCACCAACACGGGCCTCACGCCCCGGGGCAAATTGCTGCTGCAGGCCGGCGCAGCCCTGTTGTTTCTGATCTGGGCCGCAGCAGGCCAGTGGCTGGGTGGGGCCTCCCCTGGCGACATCGCCCTGCCCCTGGGCTGGGTGCTGCCGATCGGCTTGCTGATCTGGCCGCTGGGGTTGTTTGTGTTTATGGCCGAAAGCAACGCCACCAACCTCACCGATGGCCTCGACGGCCTGGCCGCAGGCTGCGGCGCCGTGGTGTTCACAGGCATGGGGCTGCAGCTGATGCTGCGCGGCCATGAAGGCGATGCGGCTATGGCCGGTTTCTGCGCCGCGATGGCCGGCTGCTGGCTGGGCTTTCTGGTCCACAACCGCCACCCGGCTCGAGTGTTCATGGGAGACACCGGCTCCCTGGCCATGGGCGCAGCCCTCAGCGCCGTCGCCCTGCTCTCCAACAGCCTCTGGCCCCTGCTGCTGATGGGAGGGGTGTTCCTGGCGGAATCGCTGTCCGTGATCCTGCAGGTGTGGGTGTTCAAGACCACCAAAGACCCGGCCACGGGCCAGGGCCGGCGCCTGTTCAAGATGGCGCCGCTGCACCACCACTTCGAGCTTGGTGGGCTCAACGAACAGGTGGTCGTGATCCGCTTTTGGCTCGCCAGCCTGCTACTGGTGGGATTGGGTTTAGTGCTGCTGCCCTAA
- a CDS encoding DUF3134 family protein, with the protein MSTLATSDSSRLDTINPSLTRYRRSDPAPVLPLRDEPDLLSWLESTGRLVADEETASTEVSTVEEEELSALMGEKEDYNKDDEQQDEDWED; encoded by the coding sequence ATGAGCACACTCGCGACCAGTGACAGCAGTCGACTTGACACGATCAATCCCTCGCTGACCCGCTACCGGCGCAGCGACCCAGCCCCGGTGCTGCCCCTGCGCGATGAGCCCGATCTGCTGAGCTGGCTGGAGAGCACTGGCCGCCTGGTAGCGGATGAAGAAACCGCCAGCACCGAAGTGAGCACGGTGGAAGAGGAGGAGCTTTCCGCCCTGATGGGCGAGAAGGAGGACTACAACAAGGACGACGAACAACAGGACGAAGACTGGGAAGACTGA
- a CDS encoding argininosuccinate synthase produces the protein MGRAKKAVLAYSGGVDTSVCIPYLMQEWGVEEVITFAADLGQGDELEPIRQKALDSGASQSIVGDLIEPFITEFAFPAIRANALYEGRYPLSTALARPLIARRLVEIAREVGADAVAHGCTGKGNDQVRFDVAIGALAPDLKVLTPAREWGMSREQTIAYGERCGIPSPVSKKSPYSIDLNLLGRSIEAGPLEDPNVEPPEEIYAMTVSVDAAPDQAQIVEIGFEQGNPVSIDGLRLDPVSLIRQANALAGSHGFGRLDMVENRVVGIKSREIYETPGLLLLIKAHQELESLTLAADVLRTKRQLEQQWADLVYQGLWYGPLKDALDGFMDRTQQTVNGTVRLKLHKGNATVVGRSSASHSLYVPDMATYGAEDQFDHKAAEGFIYVWGLPTRLWAANQRRR, from the coding sequence ATGGGTCGGGCGAAGAAGGCGGTGCTGGCCTACTCCGGTGGCGTAGACACCAGCGTCTGCATTCCCTACTTGATGCAGGAGTGGGGCGTGGAGGAGGTGATCACCTTCGCCGCAGACCTAGGCCAGGGCGACGAGCTGGAGCCGATTCGCCAGAAGGCGCTCGATTCGGGGGCCAGCCAGTCGATCGTGGGCGACCTGATCGAGCCCTTCATCACCGAATTCGCCTTCCCGGCTATCCGGGCTAACGCCCTTTATGAAGGCCGCTATCCCCTCTCCACAGCCCTGGCCCGGCCCCTGATCGCGCGGCGACTGGTGGAGATTGCCCGTGAGGTGGGCGCCGATGCGGTGGCCCACGGCTGCACCGGCAAGGGCAACGACCAGGTGCGCTTCGATGTGGCCATCGGCGCCCTCGCCCCCGACCTCAAGGTGCTCACCCCGGCGCGGGAGTGGGGCATGAGCCGCGAGCAAACCATCGCCTACGGCGAGCGCTGTGGCATCCCCTCGCCGGTGAGCAAGAAATCGCCCTATTCGATCGACCTCAACCTGCTGGGCCGCTCGATCGAAGCCGGCCCCTTGGAGGATCCAAACGTGGAGCCGCCCGAGGAGATCTACGCCATGACCGTGTCGGTGGATGCGGCGCCGGATCAGGCCCAGATCGTTGAGATCGGCTTTGAGCAGGGCAATCCGGTGAGCATCGACGGCCTGCGCCTCGATCCGGTGAGCTTGATCCGCCAGGCCAATGCCCTGGCCGGCAGCCACGGCTTCGGCCGCCTCGACATGGTCGAAAACCGGGTGGTGGGCATCAAGAGCCGGGAGATCTACGAAACCCCTGGACTACTTCTGTTGATCAAGGCCCACCAAGAGCTGGAGAGCCTCACCCTGGCGGCCGATGTGCTGCGCACCAAACGCCAGCTCGAGCAGCAGTGGGCGGATCTGGTGTATCAGGGCCTTTGGTACGGCCCGCTCAAGGATGCGCTTGATGGCTTCATGGATCGCACCCAGCAAACCGTGAACGGCACGGTGCGGCTGAAGTTGCACAAGGGCAATGCCACCGTGGTGGGCCGCAGTAGTGCCAGCCACAGCCTCTACGTGCCCGATATGGCCACCTACGGCGCCGAAGATCAGTTCGACCACAAGGCTGCCGAGGGCTTTATCTACGTGTGGGGTCTGCCCACCCGCCTCTGGGCGGCCAACCAGCGCCGGCGTTAG
- the rpsF gene encoding 30S ribosomal protein S6 — translation MTQPYYETMYILRPDIPEEEVETHVAKYRDLVTESGGEVLDCQMRGKRRLAYSIAKHREGIYVQLNHNGDGQQVGPLERAMRLSEDVIRYLTVKQDGPMPAPRTLPGASTEAAPMEPATA, via the coding sequence ATGACGCAGCCCTATTACGAGACCATGTACATCCTTCGTCCGGATATTCCGGAAGAAGAGGTGGAAACCCATGTCGCCAAGTACCGCGATCTGGTCACCGAATCCGGTGGTGAAGTGCTGGATTGCCAGATGCGCGGCAAGCGCCGCCTGGCCTATTCGATCGCCAAGCACCGCGAGGGCATCTATGTGCAGCTCAACCACAACGGCGACGGCCAGCAGGTAGGTCCGCTGGAGCGGGCCATGCGTCTCTCAGAAGATGTGATTCGCTATCTCACCGTCAAGCAAGACGGCCCGATGCCGGCACCGCGCACCCTGCCCGGCGCCAGCACTGAAGCCGCTCCCATGGAACCCGCCACGGCTTGA
- a CDS encoding Tic20 family protein: MQDPPIWQRLLAALAYLLPWSDAFSFGRGLFGLFPALQWLGVPILPIALLEQAVPFGGLVLFLVLFLAVVRNNKVPYLIRFNVLQAILIDIVVVLVSLAFQVLQLGALDFVGKTLSNTVFIGILVLVLFAVVQNLRGKEADIPSLSEAVRMQL, encoded by the coding sequence ATGCAGGATCCCCCGATCTGGCAGAGATTGCTGGCGGCCCTGGCCTACCTGTTGCCCTGGAGCGACGCCTTCTCCTTCGGTCGGGGGCTGTTCGGCCTGTTCCCGGCCCTGCAGTGGCTTGGGGTGCCGATCCTGCCGATCGCCCTGCTGGAGCAGGCGGTGCCCTTTGGCGGTCTGGTGCTGTTCCTAGTGCTGTTCCTGGCGGTGGTGCGCAACAACAAGGTGCCGTACCTGATCCGCTTCAACGTGCTGCAGGCGATCCTGATCGACATCGTGGTGGTACTGGTGAGCCTGGCCTTCCAGGTGCTGCAGCTAGGCGCCCTGGACTTCGTCGGCAAAACCCTCAGCAACACGGTGTTTATCGGCATCTTGGTGCTGGTGCTGTTTGCTGTGGTGCAAAACCTGCGGGGTAAGGAAGCCGATATTCCCAGCCTCTCGGAAGCCGTTCGGATGCAGCTGTAA
- a CDS encoding shikimate dehydrogenase translates to MPQPISGSTALAGVLGDPVRHSLSPAMHNAALAELGLNWVYLAMPTRADQLAMVLQGLEAVDCRGLNVTLPHKQAVAGLCRSLSPLAQRVGAVNTLVRHQQGGWLGENTDVEGFLAPLRSTEQNWQGRRAVLLGCGGSARAVVAALVELGCSSIAMAGRSSERLAALLATCQSWAPQLRELEWAEGSTALAEALAMADLVVNTTPVGMAAAGNPDATRHCPLSPGELEALRPGATVYDLIYTPRTTALLQAASQRGCRALDGLEMLVQQGAASLRRWSGLDQVPVAAMRAAALAQLGP, encoded by the coding sequence ATGCCCCAGCCGATCTCCGGAAGCACTGCCCTAGCTGGGGTTCTCGGGGATCCGGTGCGCCACTCCCTATCGCCGGCAATGCACAACGCGGCCCTGGCGGAGCTGGGGCTCAACTGGGTGTACTTGGCCATGCCTACCAGGGCCGACCAGCTGGCGATGGTGCTGCAAGGGCTGGAGGCCGTTGACTGCCGCGGCCTCAATGTGACCCTGCCCCACAAGCAAGCAGTGGCTGGCCTCTGCCGCAGCCTCTCGCCCCTGGCGCAACGGGTGGGTGCGGTGAACACCCTGGTGCGGCACCAGCAGGGGGGCTGGCTGGGGGAAAACACAGACGTGGAGGGCTTCTTGGCGCCCCTACGCAGCACTGAGCAGAACTGGCAGGGGCGGCGAGCGGTGCTGCTGGGCTGTGGCGGCAGTGCCCGGGCGGTGGTGGCCGCCTTAGTGGAACTGGGCTGCAGCTCGATCGCCATGGCAGGCCGCAGCAGCGAGCGCCTCGCAGCCCTGCTGGCCACCTGCCAAAGCTGGGCGCCCCAACTGCGGGAGCTGGAATGGGCTGAGGGCAGCACGGCCCTAGCCGAGGCCCTGGCCATGGCAGACCTGGTGGTCAACACCACCCCCGTGGGCATGGCTGCCGCCGGCAATCCGGATGCGACCCGGCACTGCCCACTCAGCCCCGGCGAACTGGAAGCCCTGCGACCCGGCGCGACCGTGTACGACCTGATTTACACACCTAGAACCACCGCCCTGCTGCAGGCGGCGAGCCAGCGGGGCTGCAGGGCCCTAGATGGGCTGGAGATGCTGGTGCAACAGGGTGCGGCCTCCCTGCGGCGCTGGAGCGGGCTTGATCAGGTGCCGGTGGCGGCGATGCGCGCGGCAGCCCTAGCCCAGCTGGGCCCCTAG
- the dnaK gene encoding molecular chaperone DnaK: MGKVVGIDLGTTNSCVAVMEGGKPTVIANAEGFRTTPSVVAYTKNQDQLVGQIAKRQAVMNTENTFYSVKRFIGRRVDEVTEESKEVSYGVEKSGANVKVKCPVLGKQFAPEEVSAQVLRKLAEDAGKYLGETVTQAVITVPAYFNDSQRQATKDAGKIAGLEVLRIINEPTAAALAYGLDRKSNERILVFDLGGGTFDVSVLEVGDGVFEVLSTSGDTHLGGDDFDKVIVDYLAASFKANEGIDLRQDKQALQRLTEAAEKAKIELSSATQSEINLPFITATPEGPKHLDLTLTRAKFEELASTLIDRCRVPVEQALKDAKLSSAELDEIVMVGGSTRIPAVLELVKRVTGKDPNQTVNPDEVVAVGAAIQGGVLAGEVKDILLLDVTPLSLGVETLGGVMTKMITRNTTIPTKKTEVYSTAVDGQTNVEIHVLQGEREMASDNKSLGTFRLDGIPPSPRGVPQIEVTFDIDANGILSVTAKDKGSGKEQSISITGASTLSDNEVEKMVKDAETNAATDKEKREKIDLKNQAETLVYQSEKQLGELGDKVGAEDKSKVESSSAKLKEAIAKEDFDTMKSELEILQQALYAAGAAVYQQAAGAEAGGAAPGGNGAGADAASSASSDDVIDAEFTESK; encoded by the coding sequence ATGGGCAAGGTCGTTGGTATTGATTTAGGCACCACAAACAGCTGTGTTGCCGTTATGGAGGGCGGCAAGCCCACTGTGATTGCCAACGCCGAAGGGTTTCGCACCACACCCTCCGTGGTGGCATACACCAAAAACCAGGATCAACTGGTGGGCCAAATCGCCAAGCGTCAGGCGGTGATGAACACCGAAAATACCTTTTATTCGGTGAAGCGGTTCATCGGCCGTCGCGTTGATGAGGTCACCGAAGAGTCGAAGGAAGTCAGCTATGGCGTTGAGAAGTCTGGCGCCAATGTGAAGGTGAAGTGCCCGGTGCTGGGCAAGCAATTTGCGCCTGAGGAAGTGAGTGCCCAGGTGCTCCGCAAGCTGGCCGAAGACGCTGGTAAGTATCTCGGTGAGACGGTGACCCAAGCGGTAATCACCGTTCCCGCCTATTTCAACGACTCCCAGCGTCAAGCCACCAAGGACGCCGGCAAGATTGCTGGCCTTGAGGTGCTGCGCATCATCAACGAGCCGACTGCGGCTGCCCTGGCCTACGGACTCGATCGCAAGAGCAATGAGCGCATCCTGGTGTTCGACTTGGGCGGCGGCACCTTCGACGTGTCCGTGCTCGAGGTGGGCGACGGTGTGTTTGAGGTGCTCTCCACTTCTGGTGACACCCACCTAGGCGGCGATGACTTTGACAAGGTGATCGTTGATTACCTGGCCGCCAGCTTCAAAGCCAATGAGGGCATTGATCTGCGCCAGGACAAGCAGGCGCTGCAGCGTCTCACCGAAGCAGCAGAGAAGGCCAAAATTGAGCTTTCAAGCGCTACCCAGAGCGAAATCAATCTGCCGTTTATTACGGCCACCCCGGAGGGCCCTAAGCACCTCGACCTCACCCTCACCCGGGCCAAGTTTGAGGAGTTGGCTTCCACATTGATCGACCGTTGCCGCGTGCCGGTGGAGCAGGCCCTTAAGGACGCCAAGCTCTCCTCGGCTGAACTCGATGAAATCGTGATGGTGGGTGGCTCTACCCGCATCCCGGCGGTGCTTGAGCTGGTTAAGCGCGTTACCGGTAAGGACCCCAACCAAACCGTCAACCCAGATGAAGTGGTGGCCGTTGGTGCCGCGATCCAGGGCGGTGTGTTGGCCGGTGAGGTCAAGGACATCCTGCTGTTGGACGTCACCCCCCTGTCTCTCGGCGTTGAGACCCTCGGCGGCGTGATGACCAAGATGATCACCCGCAACACCACCATCCCCACCAAGAAAACCGAGGTGTATTCCACGGCGGTGGATGGTCAGACCAACGTGGAGATCCACGTGCTCCAGGGTGAGCGCGAGATGGCCAGCGATAACAAGTCGCTCGGCACCTTCCGCCTCGACGGCATTCCTCCTTCACCCCGCGGCGTTCCCCAGATCGAGGTCACCTTCGACATCGATGCCAATGGCATCCTCAGCGTCACCGCTAAGGACAAGGGCAGCGGCAAGGAGCAGAGCATCTCGATCACCGGAGCCTCCACCCTCAGCGATAACGAAGTGGAGAAGATGGTGAAGGATGCCGAGACCAACGCTGCTACCGACAAGGAGAAGCGCGAGAAGATCGACCTGAAGAACCAGGCCGAAACCCTCGTGTATCAGTCGGAGAAGCAACTCGGCGAGCTCGGCGACAAGGTGGGGGCTGAGGACAAGTCCAAGGTGGAATCCTCCTCCGCCAAGCTCAAGGAGGCGATCGCCAAGGAAGATTTCGACACCATGAAGTCTGAGCTTGAGATCCTGCAGCAGGCTTTGTATGCCGCTGGTGCCGCCGTGTATCAGCAGGCTGCAGGAGCTGAGGCCGGCGGCGCTGCCCCTGGTGGCAATGGTGCCGGTGCCGATGCGGCTAGCTCGGCCTCCAGCGACGACGTGATCGACGCTGAATTCACCGAGAGCAAGTGA
- the pstS gene encoding phosphate ABC transporter substrate-binding protein PstS: MAVSRFRPSIPLRSALGLAALISLSSCGGGGPTLQAAGASFPAGLYQRWFADLASKDKIRVNYQSVGSGAGVRQFEAGTVDFAASDKPLDAKDAAAIKRGVVQLPLTAGAIAVAYNLPGCKLKLSQEQLVQIFEGKIKNFQQLGCANQPIQVVVRSDGSGTTYNFTNSLAAFSPSWKKGPGVGKSVNWPTGVGAKGNEGVAASMLQTKGSIGYVEAAYVRGVLQPAAIANRTGNFSLPDAANASQALATINLGDDLTGSDPNPSAGYPIVTFTWVLLYKNGNAAKLPALQRTFNYALSEAAQKQAPALGYIPLPAPVLAKAKDALASVGP, from the coding sequence ATGGCCGTCAGCCGCTTTCGCCCCAGCATCCCGTTGAGGAGCGCCCTCGGCTTGGCTGCCCTAATCAGCCTGAGCAGCTGCGGTGGCGGCGGCCCGACGCTCCAGGCCGCCGGCGCCAGTTTCCCGGCGGGCCTTTACCAGCGCTGGTTTGCAGACCTGGCAAGCAAGGACAAGATTCGGGTCAACTACCAGTCGGTGGGCTCCGGTGCCGGCGTCCGCCAGTTTGAAGCCGGCACGGTGGATTTCGCCGCCAGCGACAAACCCCTGGACGCCAAAGATGCTGCAGCGATCAAACGCGGTGTGGTGCAACTACCCCTCACCGCTGGCGCCATCGCCGTGGCCTACAACCTGCCCGGCTGCAAGCTCAAGCTCAGCCAGGAGCAGCTGGTGCAGATCTTCGAGGGCAAGATCAAGAACTTCCAGCAGCTGGGCTGCGCCAACCAGCCGATCCAGGTGGTGGTGCGCTCCGATGGCTCCGGCACCACCTACAACTTCACCAATTCACTGGCCGCCTTCAGCCCCAGCTGGAAGAAAGGGCCCGGCGTTGGCAAGTCGGTGAACTGGCCCACGGGAGTGGGCGCCAAAGGCAATGAGGGCGTCGCCGCCAGCATGCTGCAAACCAAAGGCAGCATTGGCTACGTGGAAGCGGCCTATGTGCGGGGCGTCCTCCAGCCCGCCGCCATCGCCAATCGCACCGGCAACTTCAGCCTGCCCGATGCCGCCAACGCCAGCCAAGCCCTGGCCACGATCAACTTGGGAGACGATCTCACCGGCAGCGATCCCAATCCCAGCGCTGGCTATCCAATCGTCACCTTCACCTGGGTGCTGCTCTACAAAAATGGCAATGCGGCCAAGCTGCCCGCCCTGCAGCGCACCTTCAACTACGCCCTCAGCGAAGCAGCCCAAAAGCAGGCTCCCGCTCTGGGCTACATCCCCCTGCCCGCTCCTGTCTTAGCCAAAGCGAAGGATGCCCTGGCCAGCGTTGGCCCCTGA
- a CDS encoding NAD(P)/FAD-dependent oxidoreductase — translation MGRACAWLLLQRGHRVLLIDPGLDGQRDPSSGSEAALGVLMAQVFHRNSGRAWRLRQRSLELWGQWRQQLQAQGWALPWRPSLLLLASTPEELERQRQLVASRRQQGFALELWDQPRLDALAPALPIGALGGLYSPADGQLDPGPALAALLADGLRLGLQTCCDRVERLEQCPGGWSVHTRCGENLEVEAVVLSAGVASSALLADLGHQVPMEPVLGQAVELELPLPTNWSSASPWPGAVPWPGAVVWQGLNLVPRASSKLWLGATLEPGDQADPTALANLQQLGGAAPAWLQQATVVRKWQGHRPHPIGRPAPLLEQLEPGLVLASGHYRNGVLLAPATAEWVADQLEQG, via the coding sequence GTGGGCCGCGCCTGCGCCTGGCTACTGCTGCAGCGGGGCCACCGAGTTTTACTGATAGATCCAGGCCTGGACGGCCAGCGAGACCCCAGCTCAGGTAGCGAGGCGGCCCTGGGGGTGCTGATGGCCCAGGTGTTTCACCGCAACAGCGGCCGGGCCTGGCGCTTACGCCAGCGCAGCCTGGAGCTCTGGGGCCAATGGCGTCAGCAGTTGCAGGCCCAGGGCTGGGCCCTGCCCTGGCGACCCAGCTTGCTGCTGCTGGCCAGCACCCCTGAGGAACTGGAGCGCCAGCGCCAGTTGGTGGCAAGCCGGCGGCAGCAGGGCTTTGCCCTGGAACTCTGGGATCAACCCCGGCTTGACGCCCTGGCCCCAGCCCTGCCGATCGGAGCCCTGGGCGGGCTCTACTCCCCGGCCGACGGGCAGCTGGATCCCGGCCCCGCCCTCGCAGCCCTGCTAGCCGATGGCCTGCGGCTGGGTCTGCAGACCTGCTGCGATCGGGTTGAGCGCCTCGAGCAATGCCCCGGTGGCTGGAGCGTTCACACCCGTTGCGGCGAAAATCTGGAGGTGGAAGCGGTGGTGCTGAGCGCCGGGGTAGCAAGTAGCGCTCTCCTGGCGGACCTAGGCCACCAGGTGCCCATGGAGCCGGTGTTAGGTCAGGCCGTGGAACTGGAGTTGCCACTCCCCACAAACTGGAGCAGCGCCAGCCCCTGGCCAGGGGCGGTCCCGTGGCCAGGGGCAGTGGTGTGGCAGGGGCTTAACCTGGTGCCCCGTGCCAGCAGCAAGCTTTGGCTGGGGGCCACCCTGGAGCCTGGCGATCAAGCCGATCCCACCGCCCTCGCCAACCTGCAACAGCTGGGTGGTGCGGCGCCAGCCTGGCTGCAACAGGCCACCGTGGTGCGCAAGTGGCAGGGCCACCGGCCCCATCCGATCGGCCGCCCAGCGCCCCTGCTCGAGCAGCTGGAGCCGGGCCTGGTGCTGGCCAGCGGCCACTACCGCAATGGCGTGCTGCTGGCACCGGCGACGGCGGAATGGGTGGCCGACCAACTGGAGCAAGGCTGA